Sequence from the Herbaspirillum sp. meg3 genome:
ATTTCTGAGGGCATGAAACATGCGCGGATCGGTCGAGATCCCCCCTTCGATGTAGGGCAAAGCGACGCCGCCCAGGGCGTCTTGCAGCACCGAAGGTTCGACATACAACATGCGGTAACGAAAACCTACCTCGGTGCCGGCCTGGCCGTCATGCGGCTCGTCGGGATACAGCGCCATCGTGTTGCCCGGCAAACTGTTGCGCAGAGATTTCTTGTACTGGAAAGATTGCACGCCTGCCATCGTGATGCCCAGCGCATAGGTGTCGTGGCGATGCATGGCGTAGCCGCTGCCATGGAAGAAGGCTTCGATGCGCTCCACACCGGACGACTGCGTGCGCAGTATCCAGTCTTTGCCTTGATCCCGTTTCTCCATGAGTGCTCCTGCCAATGCTGCTTTCCTGCCTTGTTGCGACCTTGTTGCTGCCCTATTCTTTATCCTTCTTGACCAATTGTTTTTCGAATGCGACGTCGAGCTTGCTGACGCGCTTCGGCTTTTGCGGGCCATAGGCATTGACGAAGGCGACAAATTCATCGAGCGGCAACGGCTCGCTCAATTTTTCGACCGGATTACCGGCCGTGCGCTGCACGAGGAAGAACAGTTCACTCGAGGTGCGCACCATGGAATATTGTTTCGTCTCGGCGCGGGTATTTAGCCGTTCAATGGCGCCGGTGGCTCTGGTGGATCTCATGTGCCTCCTCCTTACAGGATCAGTTGCCAGTAGGCGACGTCGATCCATTGATTGTGCTTCTGGCCAACCTCGGCGAAATGCGCGACTTTGACGAAGCCCATCTTTTCATGCAAAGCAACGCTGCCGACATTCGGCTGGGCAATACCGCCCATCACCGCATGTACGCCCAGTTCTTTCAACTGTGCAAACAAGGCGCCATACAATTTGGACCCGATACCCTTGCCACCACTGCCCTGTGCCATGTAGACCGAGCTTTCGACAGAATGCCGATACGCCTTGCGTGCCTTCCATTTGGTGG
This genomic interval carries:
- a CDS encoding arsinothricin resistance N-acetyltransferase ArsN1 family B — its product is MSFSIRPATVADAAAICEIYNYYVLNTVISFELEAVSVTEMEGRITEISSLFPWLVYEEDGRILGYAYATKWKARKAYRHSVESSVYMAQGSGGKGIGSKLYGALFAQLKELGVHAVMGGIAQPNVGSVALHEKMGFVKVAHFAEVGQKHNQWIDVAYWQLIL